A genomic segment from Daphnia carinata strain CSIRO-1 chromosome 1, CSIRO_AGI_Dcar_HiC_V3, whole genome shotgun sequence encodes:
- the LOC130691338 gene encoding pseudouridine-5'-phosphatase-like isoform X2, with amino-acid sequence MGQFQPVTHVLFDMDGLLLDTEDLYTIATQEIVSQYGKDYTWEIKTTVMGFIGRDVAVALVEKMELPMTPDEYLLATSEVLCKLFPTCKLLPGAERLLRHLHSKGVHIALATSSSRENYELKTTHHGSVFQLFQHIVTGSSDPEVKRGKPAPDIFLICASRFPEPAPHPSSCLVFEDAPNGVKAARAAGMQVVMVPDPRMDPLLTQEATLVLRSLEDFKPELFGLPAYD; translated from the exons ATGGGTCAGTTTCAACCTGTCACTCATGTCCTCTTTGATATGGATGGCTTGCTGCTAG ACACAGAAGACCTGTACACAATAGCAACCCAAGAGATAGTGAGTCAGTATGGAAAGGATTACACATGGGAAATCAAGACCACAGTTATGGGGTTTATCGGAAGGGATGTGGCGGTTGCCTTAGTGGAAAAAATGGAGCTTCCCATGACACCAGATGAGTATTTATTGGCGACAAGTGAAGTTCTGTGCAAGTTATTCCCCACTTGCAAGCTGTTACCAG GTGCAGAACGTCTTCTACGCCATTTGCATTCGAAGGGCGTGCACATTGCACTAGCTACAAGCAGCAGCCGCGAGAATTACGAATTAAAAACAACCCACCATGGAAGtgtgtttcaattgtttcaacATATCGTAACTGGCAGCTCTGATCCAGAAGTCAAACGTGGCAAACCTGCGCCTGATATTTTCTTGATTTGCGCGTCTCGATTTCCCGAGCCGGCCCCACACCCATCAAGC TGTCTAGTATTTGAGGATGCTCCAAACGGAGTGAAAGCCGCACGAGCAGCCGGTATGCAAGTAGTGATGGTACCGGATCCTCGTATGGATCCACTTTTGACTCAAGAAGCCACACTTGTGCTCAGATCACTAGAAGACTTCAAACCGGAACTTTTTGGCCTGCCTGCctatgattaa
- the LOC130691339 gene encoding LOW QUALITY PROTEIN: protein tramtrack, alpha isoform-like (The sequence of the model RefSeq protein was modified relative to this genomic sequence to represent the inferred CDS: inserted 2 bases in 1 codon), with amino-acid sequence MASSSPSPQQQFCLRWNNHQSALVSVFDHLLQSEAFVDVTLAVEGLLLRAHKLVLSACSPYFQAMFASHPAKHPIIILKDVRYNDLRALLDFMYKGEVAVDQDRLPAFLRLAESLKIRGLAEFCEESLSQATSQPPIFDSLLDSQKRNHPSGPPSVSHQQSQQQSXSNAAPAPLTAVELLPVSNQRPPIDFSVPAMASMFGSPVPLASARSSSSMSSSNKRPSSPQTYAHHRRKRGRPPRQSYSESAGILNNAVGLKSNASKDVRGSSPEVMEMNVDLLSMGVANNGPETALTPHAPTNSNAHDSSSTAQDDHIKGASSRNSSPVNNTSVAKLEPLPLLESDTRPDGLEPQAGPSFESDFDSSRRGGKSGKGNRRARGRPRGYGRNANSLDRSLLSADSLDDLAGPSQREGSSTPDRTLLGGSNSNSNNTEQLQEMSIRGLNLFRYASVSEEGMYRCIPCEKEHVTRTFKNKYSFQRHAYLYHEGNQRKVFPCLVCGREFSRPDKLKHHLKTVHDYAVPREYSNAYYSLP; translated from the exons atGGCCTCATCTTCTCCGTCTCCCCAGCAGCAGTTCTGCCTGCGATGGAATAATCACCAGTCTGCTCTTGTCTCAGTGTTCGACCACTTGCTCCAGAGTGAGGCCTTTGTCGATGTTACTCTGGCCGTTGAGGGTCTTCTCCTCCGGGCCCACAAATTAGTGCTCTCAGCCTGCAGCCCATATTTCCAGGCTATGTTTGCATCCCATCCGGCCAAACACCCAATCATCATTCTCAAGGATGTCCGCTACAATGACCTGCGAGCACTTTTGGATTTCATGTACAAAGGGGAAGTGGCTGTGGATCAGGATCGCCTGCCCGCATTCCTCCGACTGGCTGAAAGTCTCAAGATCCGCGGCTTGGCCGAATTCTGCGAGGAAAGCCTCTCTCAAGCCACTTCACAGCCGCCCATCTTCGATTCATTGTTGGATTCACAAAAGAGAAACCACCCGTCAGGACCTCCATCAGTTTCGCACCAGCAATCGCAACAGCAGTC CTCAAATGCGGCTCCCGCACCCCTGACGGCCGTAGAACTTTTGCCCGTTTCAAATCAAAGACCGCCTATCGATTTTAGCGTGCCGGCCATGGCCAGCATGTTTGGCTCTCCGGTTCCCTTGGCGAGTGCACGCAGCAGTAGCAGCATGAGCAGTTCCAACAAGCGGCCTTCCAGCCCTCAAACATACGCTCACCACAGGAGGAAGCGAGGCAGACCCCCTCGTCAATCCTACTCTGAATCG GCTGGAATACTGAACAACGCTGTGGGACTGAAATCAAACGCTAGCAAGGACGTCCGAGGCTCTAGCCCTGAAGTTATGGAAATGAATGTCGATCTTCTCTCCATGGGCGTCGCGAACAACGGACCCGAAACTGCCCTCACCCCTCATGCACCGACCAATTCTAACGCTCACG ATTCTTCTTCCACGGCTCAAGACGATCACATCAAAGGGGCGTCGTCGCGGAATTCCAGCCCCGTCAACAACACCTCTGTTGCGAAACTCGAACCTTTACCTCTTCTGGAATCTGACACGCGACCGGACGGCTTAGAACCTCAAGCAGGACCTTCGTTTGAAAGCGATTTTGACAGTAGCAGGCGCGGTGGAAAATCAG ggAAGGGCAACAGGAGAGCCCGTGGACGGCCGAGAGGTTACGGTCGCAACGCCAATTCGCTTGACCGTTCCCTTTTATCTGCCGATTCGTTGGATGATTTGGCTGGTCCGTCACAAAGGGAAGGTTCAAGCACGCCGGATCGGACACTGCTGGGCGGCTCCAACAGCAACTCGAACAACACCGAGCAGTTGCAGGAAATGTCCATTCGCGGATTGAATCTCTTCCGCTACGCATCCGTCTCGGAAGAGGGCATGTACCGCTGCATACCCTGCGAGAAGGAGCACGTGACGCGGACATTCAAGAATAAGTACAGCTTCCAACGGCACGCGTATCTTTATCACGAGGGCAATCAGCGCAAGGTGTTCCCGTGTCTTGTGTGTGGACGAGAGTTTTCGCGACCCGATAAACTCAAACACCACCTCAAGACCGTTCACGACTACGCTGTTCCGCGCGAGTATAGCAACGCCTACTACTCCCTGCCCTAG
- the LOC130691160 gene encoding trypsin-1-like, with the protein MKSVILLLALVAGSMAGKLTLPRLPLAVLMRGGWPMIDDDRIVGGTQASPNEFPYQISLQRFGSHICGASIYNSNWIITAAHCTDGTAVGSLSIVAGEHSLSSNSGNEQFRDISSKVEHELYSSRTQENDICLLRVSAPLNLNSVVNVVRLPAQGAETAAGTNCVVSGWGTTSSGGSTIPDILRKVTVPIVSDATCRDSYGASAITNSMICAGFRLGGADSCQGDSGGPLVDEGTNLLIGVVSWGIGCADPGYYGVYTQVSYFHNWIVGIAG; encoded by the exons ATGAAATCCGTCATCCTTTTGCTCGCCCTTGTGGCTGGCAGCATGG CTGGAAAGCTGACGCTGCCGCGTCTGCCACTCGCTGTGCTTATGCGTGGTGGATGGCCCATGATTGATGATGACAGGATCGTCGGTGGCACCCAGGCCAGCCCCAATGAGTTCCCATACCAGATTTCCCTTCAG CGTTTCGGCTCCCACATCTGCGGTGCTTCCATCTACAATAGCAACTGGATCATCACCGCTGCTCACTGTACTGACGG AACCGCTGTTGGATCCCTGTCCATCGTTGCTGGTGAACACAGTCTGTCCAGTAATTCCGGAAATGAACAATTCAGGGATATCTCGTCCAAAGTTGA ACATGAACTTTACAGCTCCCGCACCCAAGAGAACGACATCTGCCTCCTGAGA GTGAGTGCCCCACTCAATTTGAACAGCGTAGTCAATGTTGTCCGTCTCCCAGCCCAAGGCGCCGAAACTGCTGCAGGAACCAACTGCGTCGTTTCCGGCTGGGGCACTACCTCG TCCGGTGGTAGCACGATTCCCGACATTCTTCGTAAAGTCACAGTCCCCATCGTTAGCGATGCCACTTGCCGTGACAGCTACGGTGCTTCTGCCATCACCAACTCCATGATTTGCGCCGGATTCCGTCTAG GTGGAGCTGACTCTTGCCAAG GTGACTCCGGTGGCCCCCTCGTCGATGAAGGAACCAACCTCTTGATCGGTGTCGTTTCATGGGGTATTGGCTGTGCTGATCCTGGTTACTATG GTGTTTACACTCAGGTTTCCTACTTCCACAACTGGATCGTCGGTATTGCTGGTTAG
- the LOC130691338 gene encoding pseudouridine-5'-phosphatase-like isoform X1, with protein sequence MGQFQPVTHVLFDMDGLLLDSEDIYSRAIQEVSDRYGGKTFTWELKVRQMGLVSADLAALIVKELELPITADEYLAEVGPVNVRLFPSANLMPGAERLLRHLHSKGVHIALATSSSRENYELKTTHHGSVFQLFQHIVTGSSDPEVKRGKPAPDIFLICASRFPEPAPHPSSCLVFEDAPNGVKAARAAGMQVVMVPDPRMDPLLTQEATLVLRSLEDFKPELFGLPAYD encoded by the exons ATGGGTCAGTTTCAACCTGTCACTCATGTCCTCTTTGATATGGATGGCTTGCTGCTAG ATTCGGAAGATATTTACTCGCGGGCCATCCAAGAGGTATCCGACCGATACGGAGGCAAGACCTTCACCTGGGAGCTCAAAGTTCGCCAAATGGGACTGGTTTCGGCCGATTTAGCTGCGTTAATCGTCAAAGAACTAGAACTTCCCATTACGGCTGACGAGTATTTGGCCGAGGTGGGGCCGGTCAACGTTAGGCTATTTCCAAGCGCCAACTTGATGCCAG GTGCAGAACGTCTTCTACGCCATTTGCATTCGAAGGGCGTGCACATTGCACTAGCTACAAGCAGCAGCCGCGAGAATTACGAATTAAAAACAACCCACCATGGAAGtgtgtttcaattgtttcaacATATCGTAACTGGCAGCTCTGATCCAGAAGTCAAACGTGGCAAACCTGCGCCTGATATTTTCTTGATTTGCGCGTCTCGATTTCCCGAGCCGGCCCCACACCCATCAAGC TGTCTAGTATTTGAGGATGCTCCAAACGGAGTGAAAGCCGCACGAGCAGCCGGTATGCAAGTAGTGATGGTACCGGATCCTCGTATGGATCCACTTTTGACTCAAGAAGCCACACTTGTGCTCAGATCACTAGAAGACTTCAAACCGGAACTTTTTGGCCTGCCTGCctatgattaa
- the LOC130691143 gene encoding galactosylceramide sulfotransferase-like, producing the protein MFRFSVLLNRRFTKWCIAAICFSLFVTCIHWITTEPQKNPTPARKFAFMKNHKCGSSTIENIIFRYAHKHNLNVVLPESGNYLSTTALFNHKTLNNTKWRNLPFDIFSLHNRWNREEVMILLNERVPTFTIVRDPVEVFISMFYYQDKFREFYGVKDIHEMVEKIKTKPSLPVLNKRWLNYIGRNQMAWDMGLSPNIFDDKEAMNREIERLDREFDLVMMAHRMDESLVLLMDLLNWSVKDVIHLDLNRRKPDKSSPLTGGERDVLAGWLAADVQIFEYFSRRFDERVAEINWKHSNFFDWIAQRGFYGQFGYVREHTQLLKNANNELYDLCVLKEVGNEKLSGVFKETNNNIIGYVINEEHDGCALFAMSEPAFLKVFQKQLLSKALQST; encoded by the exons ATGTTTCGCTTTTCTGTTTTGCTTAACCGTCGATTCACCAAATGGTGCATCGCTgctatttgtttttccctttttgttacCTGTATCCATTGGATTACAACGGAGCCACAGAAAAACCCAACTCCAGCCAG AAAATTTGCATTCATGAAAAATCACAAATGCGGTAGCAGTACAATCGAAAATATCATATTCAG ATATGCGCACAAGCATAATTTAAACGTCGTGTTACCTGAAAGTGGGAACTATCTGTCCACGACTGCGCTCTTCAATCATAAAACACTGAATAACACGAAATGGAGGAATTTGCCTTTCGACATATTCTCATTGCACAACCGCTGGAATAGGGAAGAAGTCATGATATTATTAAACGAACGAGTCCCGACGTTCACCATAGTGCGTGACCCGGTGGAAGTGTTCATCTCCATGTTTTACTACCAAGATAAATTCAGAGAGTTTTACGGAGTCAAGGATATCCACGAAATGGtggagaaaatcaaaacaaaacccTCGTTACCTGTGCTGAACAAGCGCTGGCTCAATTATATCGGTCGCAATCAAATGGCTTGGGACATGGGACTGTCTCCCAACATCTTCGACGACAAAGAGGCAATGAATAGGGAAATTGAACGATTAGACAGAGAGTTCGATCTCGTCATGATGGCCCACCGGATGGATGAATCTCTTGTCCTATTAATGGATTTGCTCAACTGGTCTGTGAAGGATGTTATTCACCTAGATTTGAACCGAAGAAAACCAGACAAGTCGAGCCCATTGACCGGAGGCGAACGGGACGTACTGGCCGGTTGGTTGGCAGCTGATGTCCAAATCTTCGAATATTTCTCTCGCCGATTCGACGAACGAGTGGCCGAAATCAATTGGAAACATTCCAACTTTTTCGACTGGATCGCTCAAAGGGGTTTCTACGGCCAGTTCGGCTATGTCAGAGAGCACACGCAATTATTGAAAAACGCTAACAACGAACTGTACGATTTGTGCGTGCTCAAAGAAGTCGGCAACGAAAAGCTATCGGGAGTGTTTAAAGagaccaacaacaacattatCGGTTACGTCATCAACGA GGAGCACGACGGATGTGCCTTGTTTGCGATGAGCGAGCCTGCTTTCCTCAAAGTATTCCAGAAGCAATTGTTGTCAAAAGCATTGCAATCAACGTGA
- the LOC130691338 gene encoding pseudouridine-5'-phosphatase-like isoform X3, which produces MKSKLMGMMGREAAVAIIETLDLPIKPEEYMNSSQQIMARMFPSCKFLPGAERLLRHLHSKGVHIALATSSSRENYELKTTHHGSVFQLFQHIVTGSSDPEVKRGKPAPDIFLICASRFPEPAPHPSSCLVFEDAPNGVKAARAAGMQVVMVPDPRMDPLLTQEATLVLRSLEDFKPELFGLPAYD; this is translated from the exons ATGAAATCTAAGCTAATGGGGATGATGGGGCGAGAGGCAGCAGTCGCCATCATTGAAACATTAGATCTCCCAATCAAGCCAGAGGAATACATGAATTCTTCTCAACAAATAATGGCTAGGATGTTCCCGTCTTGTAAATTTTTACCAG GTGCAGAACGTCTTCTACGCCATTTGCATTCGAAGGGCGTGCACATTGCACTAGCTACAAGCAGCAGCCGCGAGAATTACGAATTAAAAACAACCCACCATGGAAGtgtgtttcaattgtttcaacATATCGTAACTGGCAGCTCTGATCCAGAAGTCAAACGTGGCAAACCTGCGCCTGATATTTTCTTGATTTGCGCGTCTCGATTTCCCGAGCCGGCCCCACACCCATCAAGC TGTCTAGTATTTGAGGATGCTCCAAACGGAGTGAAAGCCGCACGAGCAGCCGGTATGCAAGTAGTGATGGTACCGGATCCTCGTATGGATCCACTTTTGACTCAAGAAGCCACACTTGTGCTCAGATCACTAGAAGACTTCAAACCGGAACTTTTTGGCCTGCCTGCctatgattaa
- the LOC130691156 gene encoding trypsin-1-like, with the protein MSSCLALVNYFLVKLFGRLNMKVLILACLLTCATGQPVFPRLPTSVLLKGGPFLATGEKIVGGTEAVPYEFPWQISLQRRAAIGWSHNCGGSVYNENYIIDAAHCVDGTFPSSWRIAAGEHSLSLTSGYEQYRNVLSIRVHGNYNQNTFANDIALLKMDQPLSFATGKVGPISLPISGSILKAGTSCIVSGWGTTAYSGTVSDVLRKVALPVVSNSDCDAMYGIGSILPSMMCAGFVAGGADSCQGDSGGPLVMLNPNILVGVVSWGNGCAYPGYPGVYTRVSSFVNWIKTNAV; encoded by the exons ATGAGTTCATGTTTGGCACTGGtgaattattttttagttAAGTTATTCGGTCGTCTCAACATGAAGGTTCTGATTCTCGCTTGCCTCCTCACCTGCGCCACAG GCCAGCCCGTGTTCCCGCGTCTGCCAACATCGGTTCTGCTGAAGGGAGGACCGTTTTTAGCGACCGGCGAAAAAATAGTTGGTGGCACCGAAGCGGTTCCCTATGAATTTCCCTGGCAAATATCTCTACAG AGACGCGCGGCAATTGGCTGGTCACATAATTGCGGAGGATCCGTCTATAATGAAAATTACATCATCGATGCTGCTCATTGCGTTGACGG GACTTTCCCAAGCTCATGGCGAATAGCGGCCGGTGAACATAGTTTATCTTTGACCTCCGGCTATGAACAGTACCGAAACGTATTATCCATACGGGTACATGGAAACTACAATCAAAACACATTTGCAAACGATATAGCCCTTCTCAAA ATGGATCAGCCACTCAGTTTTGCCACGGGTAAAGTCGGCCCTATTAGCCTACCAATTTCAGGGTCGATTCTCAAGGCCGGAACGTCTTGCATCGTCTCAGGATGGGGTACCACCGCT taTAGTGGCACAGTATCTGACGTGTTACGCAAAGTTGCCCTACCTGTTGTTTCCAACAGTGATTGCGATGCAATGTACGGTATCGGTTCCATTTTGCCTTCTATGATGTGCGCTGGTTTCGTCGCAG GTGGAGCCGATTCTTGCCAAGG GGATTCAGGTGGTCCGCTCGTCATGTTAAATCCCAATATCCTGGTGGGTGTTGTTTCATGGGGGAATGGATGTGCTTATCCTGGATATCCG GGTGTGTACACTAGAGTTTCGTCATTCGTTAACTGGATCAAGACAAACGCTGTGTAA